Genomic segment of Caldanaerobius polysaccharolyticus DSM 13641:
TTGCTGTTTTGCCTTTGTCCACCTATCCTCAAACCAGCTTTTTTTGAGTTGGCACAAGGCCGGTAACCTTTCCCCAAATATCCCAAAACACATCCCACCGTGGCTCTTTAATCATAATGACCCCCTCCAGTTTTCTCAGACAAAAATTTAGTCCTCAGCCGGTGAAATCCAACCGAGGACTAAACCAAAATCATCCATACCGTAACGGATCTTTTTGCCTTTTATCGCTGCCATGTTTACCGTATGGCCGGGACCTATAACATCCGGGAACATCTCTGCCAGCGCCCGGACTGTTGGGCCATTCTCGCAGGGTATCCTTTTTACGTTGCCCTTCTCATCCTTAACAACAAGGGTAGCCAGCCCTGACAGCCAGCTGCCTTCAAAGTCCATAATGGTAACTTTGTCCATACCAGCACCCCTCCAAATATTTTATTGAGCTATAGCCGATACATCTCAAATGATACAAATTTATTTAGTTTAGTTGTTTCTTCTGACGTTCATTATCATGTCTTCAATCAGTGACACCATGACGGTGAAGCAAATACTTTCAAGTATCTTGGTGTCACCATGGGCGGATACACCAATGCCCTTATCAGTTGAATATCCAATTATAAATTCATTGGCATCAATTTCATTTATCACTTCATCGCCATTTTTAACAACTATCCTCATCATCTACCCTCCTCTTTATGATACAAATAAACCGCTAGCGATACGCTGGCGCTAGCGGTTACAAAATTGAAGCCATTCTTCATATTGCAGGCTGATTCGACATATCATAAATACCGACCAAATCCCGGAAATGTTAAAAGGTCAAACCGTATACCATTTACGGCATCGGCTTGACCCCTTAACCATACCAGTAACTTGTAGCCTCGTACAAGGGCCTTTACTTCAAGGTCACAGTAGCGCTCTGCAATAAACGCTACCGCATCCAATAGTTCCTTGGATGACCTTTCCATCTCTGTTAAAGCATATGTAACATCTATAATCAGCTTGTCTTCTATAACTTCATAATCTTTAAGCGCTAACATTCTAAAACCCCCCTCCAGCCATAAAAATTAAACCGCCGCTGATTGTGTATCATCGGCGGCGGTCACAAAGTCAAGGCCGTGGCCGATTTCGACGGCCACGGCCTCTTGCCTAAGCGCTTTGCACAGGCGCTTAGCTAATTCATAAACCGGTGAGACATCCGCCGTCTCATCGGTGTAAGCGTAGGCGATAGTGACGTGCTCTGTCACTATATCGCCGTTTTCAGAGAGCCAAGCCCCTTGGCCTTCTATGGTAGTAGCGCCACCATAGATTTCAGCCAAGGTCCTCAATGCCGTTTTCAACCAGAATTGCCTAGTAGAGGCAGGAATTTCATCCTGTCCACATTTTGACGGTATGTATACAGCAAGCCTTTTAGTCAACATTTCAGAACCCCCTTCTTTCAACTAATCTTTTAAGCTCGCGCTGAGCATAGCGCGAGCATGTATTTACATAATACCAATGGGCCTTTACATAGTTACGGCTCACGGTAGCTTTTACTACGCGTGAGCCGAGAGGCATTGCCTCATTCCGGTATTGATTTTTCAATTCTTTATAGTTTATTAACATTCTAAAACCCCCTCTTTATTTGTTTGTAACATTTTAGCGGTTTCATTCATGAAAACCGCTATAAACTCATCGATAGTCTTAGCCAACATTTTATTTAAAGTGTTGGCCTTATAGGTTTTCTCATTGTCCACGTCGAATATAAACAAACTTGTATTGTAATCGTAAACTTTATACTCGTTTGTAACGTCCATATACTCGATGAAGAATTTTCTAGCACCGATTTTTTGTTTTGGCTCTGCTATGTCAATATTGAATCTTATAACGTCAACACGATAGAACTTTTTGCGTAGAGCCTTGATAGCGTCCATAACACTATCCCTTGTAGGGAACGGCTGGACGCTATCTCTCCATTGATACCATGTTATCTCACTAGTAGTATGGTCACTACCAGTCAAACTACCTTCTATCCTCACTTCAAACTTTACACAGCTTGCTAAACTTAGCATCATAAAAATCCCTCCATTAATTTTTATTTTGGTATGTACTCTAGCGCTATTCTAGCGCTGGTCAAGGTTTATATGTTAAGTTGATATCTAAACCGCGTCCATTACTGCATATGCTGCTGCGTTGTAGATAGCAGCACCATTAACTTTAAGCATGTATGGTATGTATAGTAGCGCTGCTATCGTAGACGCGCTGCGTTGCCGCGCGCGTCCGGCCTTATCCATCTATGGCCGGTCTCTAGAAGCTGGTAAAGTCTGCCAAACTTTACCATAGCTTGCTAGGCCGTCCATCCACACATGGACATAGTCACTACCAGTTTTTGGTATGGCGTTTACCAGTTTGGCAGTAACTGGCAAACACGTTTTACCAGTTACTGGTAGGACATCTCGCGGACTGGTAAAGGTATACAAATTGTACACTCCCTACCAGCCACCATATTTACCAGTTTTCACCAGTGGTAGTTGGCCAAAACTGGTAATGATTGTCAAGGTTCAAGGTTCACGTTGTGGACGCGTAACCACAGTAACCGCGTGCTTGCAATTACCAGCCGCTACCACACAGCTAATAACTGCAAGTAGTAGCGCGTAACCGTAGTAACCGTCCACGCAGTAAAGTAAAGAGCTAGTGAATAATTTTTACAGGTACAGGGTTACGTACATAAGCACAAATATTACGACGATAGCGGCTGTTAAGCGCAGCCTTGTATGCCTTCAATGCTGCATCGCGTGCTGCCTTGTATGATGGATAGGATTTTTGCAAGTACTGACGCTTACCATGCAGTATATAGCAAGCGACAAAGTCATTTTTACCAATTTGTGCTATCTCAATTCTTGCCTTCATCCTTCATCCTCCATCCTTCAACTTCTACTGTAAGTATACATCTTCATTTATGCATATTCAAACTTCATTTCGCGTTATTTTTCAGGGTTTTTATGCGTTTTTCTCACTCATGCTCTTTATTTCGCGTGATTGCTCAGTTTTTCATATTTTTGAAGAATTTTTGCGTTTGTTGCGTTTGCGTGCTTATGCGTGTTTGCACGTGGCAAGCAAGAGTATTCACAAAGTTCTGTAAGTTGGCAATAGTGCGACGACAGACTCTTTTGTCAAAAAAGCATTGGTCCACATGGTCCATGTCGACGCGCGCTATGCTATTTATTGCTTCGCAAGCATCCCTATCCCAGGGGGGTTGGGGATGGGTTGGTTGGCGTCCTTTGGTTTGGGCATCCCGTCCCGCAGGTGGCGGCGGACGGGCGAGAGAGGAGGCTTCTCCGTGCATATCTCCGCTATTTTTGAAAAATCCGTCAGAAACTATTGACGTAGTGCAAATGAAGGTGTATAATTGGAGTCGGAAGATGAGGTGTTGTTTGAAGTAGTGCCAATAGCAATTTTTGCAAAAAATAGTATGCACCTGTAAATTTCCAAGTGCATACAGGTGCATTACTGGTGCATTACTGGTGCATGGCTCAAACCCAGTCGTAGAGCGGATTTCAAAGAATTTTGCACCAGTGCACCAGTAAAATAGAAAGAGGTGCAGAAAATTTTTTAGAAAGTGCACAGGAGCACAAGAGGACGGGGAAGAACCGTCCCTTTTTTGTGCTATATAAATATAATAATTTTTATTTTTATATATAATAAGTCCCATATGTACTGGTGCACTGGTGCATTGGGGTATCAAAACCCGTGTAAATACTGAATTTTGTCGATGCACCGGAAATGCACCTGTAAATTCCTTACAGGTGCAGAAGTACACGAAAGCCCCATTACAAGTGGATTTTAGTATGCACCTGTAATTTTATGGAAGCATTGTACCGATAGGGGGTATGCTTGTTGACTACGGTCAAAATCCTAGAGGTAACCGGTTGGGAAGCGGCTCTTGATGCTGCAAGGGTAACCCGCCGCAAGCCTTTGCTCAACAAAATGCCGTCGAGAGAATGGAAGCTGAAAATGCTCAGGGCGGAGCATTCTCCGATTAGATTGGTAACCGTTCGCTGGGTGTGGGAGGGGCTTCCGTACTGGGTAAGTGTGCATTTCGTGCGCCACAAAGTGGGTATCGAGCATTTTGTGAGTACGCAGAGGGAAGACATCACGCACGTGCCCAGGAACACCCGCCTGCAAACGGAGCTTGTAAATCATATGTGCGTTGCAAATGCACAGGCAATTATCAACATCTCACGCAGGCGGTTGTGTAAGAAGGCATCCCCGGAGACGAGGCAGGCATGGCAGATGTTCGTTGATGCACTTGCGAAGGTCGATCCCGAACTTGCAAGTGTTTGCGTTCCGAACTGCGTTTACCGAGGCAGGTGCTATGAGCTTGAGCCGTGCGGAAGGAGGATAGAGCAAAATGGCTAACGCCATTGGATGGGTGCTGCTGTTGTTGTCGCTTTACACGTGCGCTCGTGTTAGCGGCGGAGATGGTCTGGACGATTGTTCTGGTAGGTGGTTATTTGATTGGAAAGTCGAGAAGGGAGGAGTAGACTGATGTCCGACATTTTCAGGAAGCTCAGTAAATACCGTTATGAAGGCACTCTCGAGGGCTTGGAGGAGTGCCTACCGAAGTTCCACAGCACCTCCATCGTGCTCTACAATGGTAGACCTCACAGCGGGGGTGGTGGAAACCACAGCAGACGCAAACATGAAAGGAAAAAGGTACGTCGAATTGACATAAGGATTTATTTCTAGTCTTCAACTATTGACATGAATACTTGCAAATGTTATAATGACGATAGAATATTCAAACATGCATACTGACTACTACGTAGAGTATATGCATACCGGCGTCCCTCCTTATACTGATAGAAGCGACTCGCTTTTCGAGTCGCTTCTATTTTTACCGGTTAAAACTTGTTTGAAAGGTGATTACATGGCAAGGTACGGTAAGAGCTACACAATTGAAGATTTAAAACCGCCCAAAGAGGGGTGGGATGCGGTTGAACGCCGTATGCGAGAGGGAATCATGTACAGAATAGATGGGTCGAACTACACGTTCCTGGTTAACAGGAAGGGATTTAAGCGCCACCTGGTAATGCCCATCGCCAGGTATATGGAAGATGACAATGCCTCATACGCGAGGTACAAAGACATATACCAGTTCGCACAGGAGAACGGTGTTCCGCCGGAGTTTTTGATAGACGAGTCATATTACACGACGAGGTGCGGAATGGCACCGTACAGGCTGGTTTTTCAGGCTTTGAGAAATGGAATGGATATATGGGATTTATATGTTGAAATACTCAAGGCGGGAAGGCCGTTGCGCCCGTCAACGCTTATCGAATTTCTGAAGGCGAGGAGGAACACCGTCTCGTATATCGGGGTTGATACGGTAATCGATATATGCAGGATTGCGGGGCTTGACCCTGCGGATTTGTTTGCGCCGAGGTTCAGGCGCAATAAAACGGATAGAACGGTTTTCGGGCTGCTGAAAGAGGCAATCAGCACGATGGATGACGCGGATATAACAGCTTTAGCCGGTATAGCACTTGTAATGGCACGTAACGAAGATGACTCGGAGATAATGGAAATCCTGAAATGGCGGTCGGAGGTAAAGAATAGCTCTGCTGATGTAGGGGAGTAGCTCACGGTCTCCAAAACCGCGTGTTGCGGGTTCGACTCCTGTCTCCCCCTGTTGGACGCACTATGGAGGTGAACATCGTGGAGGATATTTCGCTGAGAAAGTCACCGGAGGATATAACGGCCAGAAAGTTGGTGGAAAGGCTGTATGCGGAAAGGGAGAATTTCGATATAGCTGAGGTTTTTCTATCGGCGGTGGATATTGAAGAGGTTTTGCGATTAGGTGTACGACGGACGGAGTTGGCTGTTCTAACGCATATGCCGGGCGTGGTTGAGTCGCTTGCGGATAAGGCAAAGGCTGGCGATGTGAGAGCGGCGAGAACGCTGCTTGAGGTGTTAGGCATGATAGGCGGTGCGAGAGGGCAGAACATAATGGCCACTCAGATAAACATCACGCCACAGGAAGTTGCTGAGTTAGAAGAGGATTTGAGAAACTATGGTAAGAGACTTGATAACTAATGCTGTACAGTGGGCACTGGAAGACTTTGAGTATTTTGCGAAGCGCTGTGTGAGGATACGGGATAAACACGGTAGGTCGGTGTCGTTCGTGCTTAACAGTACGCAGCGCAAACTTTTAGAGAAGGTTGAGGCAAAGCGTAAAGCCGGAAAGCCCGTACTTGTGGTTATCCTGAAGGCCAGGCAGATGGGTGTTTCGACGTTTGTGGAGACGTATCTCCTGTGGCGTCTGCTGCGTGAACCCAATAAGCGCGGGTTGGTTGTGGCGCATCAGCGCGAGGCTGCCAGGAACATTCTCGGGATAACACGATATGCGATAAAGAATCTACCGACATGGTTTGCACAGGCCGTGGGTATAGCACCCGAGTATTTCACAAAGTTCGAGGTTCAGTTTGCACATAACGGCTCGGGGTTGAGGATTAGCTCGGCGGAGTCGGCAGAACCCGGACGAGGTGAGACGCTGAACTTTCTGCATCTATCCGAGGCAGCGTTTTACCCCGATGCAGACTCGCTTGTAAAAGCCCTTTTGGAAGCTGTGCCGAAAAATGAAGGTACAGCTGTTTTTGTTGAGTCCACCGGCAAGGAACCGTCGGGGTATTTCTATGACCTCTGGACGCAGGCTACGCAGGGGCTTGTAGATTACGAGCCACTGTTCTTCCCGTGGTATGAGCATGAGGAATACAGGATGCCCGTACCCGATGGTTATGAGCCTGTTATCCCTGACGCTTTAGCACCACTTGTGCAATCCGGCAAGATACCATTGGAAGCCTTAGCATGGCGGGAATGGGTTATACGAAACGACTTCATGGGAGACGATGCAGCATTTTCCCAGGAATATCCAACTACGCCGGAAGACGCTTTTTACAGGCCCGATGCCAGGCTGTTTTCACCGGAAGCTATACGTGCAAGGATGAAGGAGCTTGATGATAACAACATCGCGCCGACAGAAGGCTTTTTGGTTGATCCGGGCCACAGGTTTATACGACAGCCTGGGGAACGGCTGCATGTATACAAGCCACCTGAACCAGGAAGGACTTACGTGATTGGCGCCGATGTTGGTTCCGGTGTGGTGGTAGGGCGTGAAGGTGACTACTCCAGTGCCGATGTTATTGACGTTGCTACCGGTGAACAGGTGGCGCATTTCCACGCCATAATGGAGCCGGGCGTTTTTGCGGTTGAGCTTAAACTGCTTGGGGAGTGGTATAACAATGCCCTCATTGCAGTGGAGATAACCGGTGGTCATGGGCTTTCGGTAGTGACTACTCTCAGAGACATGGGTTACATGGCATTGTACAGAAGGAAAACCTATGACAGAACCACCCAGCAGTGGGTTGATAAGTTAGGTTGGCACACGAGTAAATCGACCAAGAAGCTGATTATTGATGGTTTAAGAGCGGATTTCCGCAACGGCCAGGTTGTTATTAACGAACGGGCTACTTTGCAGGAGATGCTTACGTTTGTGAAACTTTCGGATAAGGTCGACCAAATGGGTGCCGCGCCGGGAGCTAAGGACGACCGCGTAATGTCACTGGCCATAGCAGCTCAGGCCAGGCGGGAAGCTGCTCCGGCTATAGCTGTAGTCCAACAGTCTGCTGTGTCAGCACAACCCAACACGGAGCAGTCTCAAGAGCCTAACCCCTGGCGCAGGCGGCGAGGAGACTTTCGCAGACAGCACCCGGAGCTGGGTGTTTATGCATGAAATAATATTGGAGGTGGATTAAATGCCTTTTACGACTAGCACTGCTCAGAAGATAATTAACATGATTTTGCGGAACAATGCCTTTACACAACCGTCTACCGTGTACATTTCGCTTCACACTGCTGACCCCGGAGATACAGGAGCAAACGAAGTCTCAGGTGGCAGTTACGCTAGAAAGGCCATAACGTTTGCTGCGCCCAGCGGCAAGAGCACGAGCAACAACGTAACACTTGAGTGGACGAACATGCCTGCTTGCACTGTAACACACATTGGTCTGTGGGATGCGCAATCAAGCGGAACATTATGGTGGACTGGACAGTTAACACAGAGTAAAACGTTGCAAGCTGGTGACGCATTCCGTATTGATAGTGGAGCGCTTACAGTTACACTGACATAGTTGAAAACTGGTTTTGTATGGATGGTGATGCGGTATGGTCTTTGGTAGACTACCTTACGGTAGCTGTACGTATAACGGTGGAAATACTGTTAGTGCTTCCGTGAACGCTTCTGGCGGGAGCACATTATCTGTTTCCGGCGTACGCGTTACAATCGCCGTATCTACAACAGGTGGTTCTGGTACGATTTCAACCGTTTGCATCCGCATCACCATCGGTGGTTCTAATGTTACGTTTACGGCTTCCTTAAGCGGTTCAAGTATTCGTATTACAATCGGAATATCGTCTACTACAGGTAGAGGAAGTATTACCAGTATCTGTATAAGAATTACGCTTGGAATATCGTCTACCACAGGTGGAGGAAGTATCACAAGTATCAGTATACGAATTACGTTGGGATTATCATCTACTACAGGAAGCGGTACTGTTTCGAGTGTAAGTATACGAATTACATTAGGTAGACCTACGACGAATGGTGCAGGCGACCTGCTTACCGTAGCTATATATATTGCTATTGATGCGCCCACACTTTCTGTCGGCGCTACCACATTTAGCGTGGCCATTCGCATAACCCTTGGTGCACCATCAATGAGTGGTACAAGCAGTATTTCCAGTATTAGCATACGCATTACACTTGGCAGGCCTACAGCAGCTGGTGCAAGTGATTTGTCCGGCATAGCTATTTACATTGCTATTGATACACCTACACTTTCTATCGAAGCTGCGACGTTGAGCGTGGCTATTCGTATAACCCTTGGTGCACCACTTGCAATGGGTGCCGGTACTGCGTCAGGGTATGCTGTATATATAGCTGTTAGTGTAACACAGATTTCTAGTACCGGTGCTGTTTCAGGTGCCAGTATCAGGATTACACTTGGTGTATCCGCACTTTCTGGGAACGGTACGGTGACAAGTATTAGTATACGTATAACACTGGGTATACCTACACTTTCGGTTAACGGTACTGTTACGGGTATTAGTGTACGTATTGTACTCGGTCTTACGGATACTATAGAAGAAGGCGACTTTTCGGGTGACGCTTTACGTATTGCAGAAGTAGATTTAGATATTTCCGATACAGGTGAGTTTACCGGAGCGTCGATACGTATAACACTCGGATTACCGACAGTAAACAGCTCTATTGCTTTGTCTGCATTTGCTTTGTATATTGCTATAGGTTCGCCGCACGTCGTCGGAGAAGTAATTGAGGATGGTAGCGGTACTTATATTGCTGTTAGTGAACCTGAGGTTTACGGTAATACAGAAATTGATGGAAGTGGTTTGTATATTGCCGTAAATGGTTCTGACATCTATGAGGATAGCCCTGCAATAGGAGAAGGCTTATATATTGCTGTTGGGGCTTCTCTGGTACTTGGAGAACTTGGTGCGACAGGTACTTCTATACGTATTACTCTCGGTGCTCCGTTGTTACTAGAATATCTGTCAATGTCTGGTATAAGCATATACGTTGCAGTTGGTTCTTCAGGTTTGGTATGCGATGGTAGTGCTTTGAGTGAGAGTATTAGAATTGCACCGGGTACTGCGTCTTTAGTTGTAATTGTGGTAGATGTAAACGATGGTACTCGAATTGCTGATAGTGCTAGTGCTGTAAGTGTGACAATTCAAATAGAGCCTCAAGGGTTGCGTGTTGCAGTAGTTGTAACTTATGTTTCTGGCGAAGATTCTACATCCGGCGATGGTACAAGGTACGCTCTGTCGTATATATTTTTAGATGGATTGACCGATATTCTGGCAGATGCGTCACGGTTCTTAATTTCCGTTGTGATAGTGTTTGGCACTGTAGACCTGGTTGTGAACGGTATTGTAGTTGCTCCTCCTATACACGCTACTTATGTCGTTAAGGCAGTTTGGCAGTATGGTTACGGAGTAAGAATAACTGGTAAACGTGATTATGCAACAACGGTTAGCGCGGAGCGAAATTACTTCGTTACGGCGCTAGAGGAGTGATATGGTATGAAA
This window contains:
- a CDS encoding phage tail fiber protein; its protein translation is MPFTTSTAQKIINMILRNNAFTQPSTVYISLHTADPGDTGANEVSGGSYARKAITFAAPSGKSTSNNVTLEWTNMPACTVTHIGLWDAQSSGTLWWTGQLTQSKTLQAGDAFRIDSGALTVTLT
- a CDS encoding thymidylate synthase ThyX is translated as MTTVKILEVTGWEAALDAARVTRRKPLLNKMPSREWKLKMLRAEHSPIRLVTVRWVWEGLPYWVSVHFVRHKVGIEHFVSTQREDITHVPRNTRLQTELVNHMCVANAQAIINISRRRLCKKASPETRQAWQMFVDALAKVDPELASVCVPNCVYRGRCYELEPCGRRIEQNG